GCTGAGCCTGGCCCAATTTTGGGGAGGCTCCAATTTGAGGCAAACTCTGCTCCCACAGAAGGTAAGGATTTTCCAGGCATGGGAAAAGAGGCTCCAGGGAAGGAGTTGTGGGTGCTGGTGAGGTTTGGGATCCAAAGGAGGGCACCTGCACACTCCAGGGACACCTTGGTTTGGGCTCCACTGTGACAGCCGAGGGTCACAGCAGCCATGGCCACCAGCCCCTCCTCACAGCAGAGTTTAAAAGGTGACTAAAAAAGAGACTTAGATGCTCCAGGTTCTTCAGGTACAAAAGCCTGAAGTCAGCACCCACAGAGTCCGTGCCCCTGgtcctgggggctgcaggggtgtcCTCTTAGCCGGGGGGACAGGccagccccagtgtccctggGGTCAGCCAGGGCTGTTCCCATGGGCCGGGGGATCCCCAGGGCGTCGCCGGCGTGGCCTCACCGTaagctgctgctggcctgggaGCTGCCCACCCCCGGGTGCTCCGGGCTGTGCCGGTTCTGCGGAGGAAGGACAGAAAGACCCtgtgagagctgctgggcagcagccccTTGGGGATGGCCACTCACAGCGCCCCTCCGAGGTCCACGGGCTGAGCACTGCAACCCAGCCTTGCCACtcaccttctttttcttcttctctttcttcttcctcttccgCTCTGGAtcctcctcttttttcttctttttcttcttgtggtCGGAATCCGAGGGGGTTTCTGGAGAAGCGGAAGCGCCGGATGAGCCGATGCTCTGCCGGTGCTGAAGGGGAGCAGGGGGGCGGCTGTGGCACCCTTACCTGGGGGGACGGGGTCCTGCGTGCGGCTCTGTTTGTGCTTGTGCTTGTTCTTCTTCTTAGGCGGCTGGATGTGCATCAGCCGGCACTGCTCgggcagctgtggagaaaaaggGCTGGTCAGGCCACGCCGGGCCCCTCCCGCCCCCCCCGGCTCCAGGCCCCGCGGCTCACCGGGCCGGCGTGCAGGCGGAAGCCGGTCAGCATGGCACCCGTGAGCGGGGTGAAGGAGCTGCCACAGATGGGCGGCTTCTCGATGAGCGAGCGCAGGCTGCTGCTGTCGTGGGAGCCGGGCAGGTCGATCATGCCGGGCAGGTCGGGGAGGAAGTTGCTGAGCTTCTCCTTCACCTTCTTCCCGCAGAACTTGTTGTAGGCGTGCTCCAGGTTATAGTGTGTGATCAGGTTGGTGCTGCCCGTCAGCTCCGTAGTGCCTGTGCGGCCGCAGGAGAggttggggagggggaaaggccCCGACGACAGCCCAGGCCCCTCTCCCCAGCCGAGCCTAGGAGCGGgcccccctgcagcccccgaGCACCGGGAtccccggccccggggcccTCCCGCCGCCCACTTCCCCACCGGAGGGCGCGTTGCGTGACCCCGCCTCCGCAGTCTCATTGGCTCCTGGCGCCGTCAGTTTCCCCCGCGGCCGCGTTTCACCGCGCTGATTGGCCGAGCGCCGcacccgccccgccccgcggcccgCCCGCACCTGGCAGCTCCCGCAGCAGGTAGAAGGGGCCGCCGGCGGCCTTCCGGGCCGCGTCCTcgcccggcggcggcgcggcggccgAGGCAGCGGGCGGCGGTGCGGCTCCGGCGCCCGGTGCCTTGGCGGGCCCGAATccgagcgcggcggcggcggcgggcggcggctcGGCCGCGCCGAACAGCGCCGAGAAGTTCTCCATGTTCCCGGCGTGCCCcgcgcggggccgccccgccccgccatTGGCCGAGCACCGCCCCTACACCGCCCCTGCCCCCCGTTGCTAAGGGAGACTCGTCCCAGCCTTCTGATTGGCCGCTCCACTCTCTCCTCTCATTGGCCCGTGCGCGCACGGGAACGCCCGCCTCGCCGCTCGCCATTGGTCGGCGCGGGgaggccccgccccccggcAGTGAGCGGGGCGGAGGGAAGATGGCGGTGGTGGCGCCGCTGCTGGCGCTGCTGTGGGGGCTGCCCGGGCTCTGCCGATGGCTCGCCCAGCCCTACTATCCGCTCTCCGCGCTGCTCGCCGCCGCTTTCCTGATCGTGCGCAAGGTCCCGCCGCTCTGCCGTGGGCTGCCCTCGCAGCGGGAGGATGGCAACCCGTGTGACTTTGACTGGGTGAGGCGGTGCGGCGCGGCCTGTCCCCGCATCCCTGGGCTGTCCCCGGCCCTGTCCCCGCACCCCCGGCCCTGGCTTGGCTCCCCTCCTGCTCACACAGCACCCCGGCCTGGCTGAGAGAGGAGATGCCCGGTTCCCCCTGGCGATGCTCTGCGGTGTTCCCCTACAGCCGAGAGGCCCCCCCAGATTCTGGTCGAGCCCatggccccagggcagccctTCTGCTCGCTGTTCTCCCCCGGGAGGGAtgggggctctgggctctggcagggccTTGGGGCCAGTAGGGCCTGGCATggccacaggtccctgtgcCAAACCAGGCCAGGCATGGCTCCAAGGTGTCCTGGGCACTTCCAGCTCATGCTGTCCCTTCTTTGTGCCAGAGGGAGGTGGAGATCCTCATGTTCCTCAGCGCCATTGTCATGATGAAGAACCGGCGCTCCAGTGAGTCAGGGGGACttggggggctggggctgcttaTGGGGTCTCCTCCAAGGAGCTGCCTAGGGTGGTGTCTGGAGGACCCAGCCCTCCCTGAATTTACCCCCAGCCTTCTGGGGGCATCTGGCCCCATGCCTTATTCCTATCTCCACATCACAGTCACTGTGGAGCAGCACATTGGGAATATCTTCATGTTCAGCAAAGTTGCCAACGCCATCCTGTTCTTCCGCCTCGACATCCGCATGGGGCTGCTCTACCTCACGCTCTGCATAGGTGAGCCTGCATGTCTTCCTGCCCTAGATCTGCCTTCTCCTGGCTCCCCCTCACTGCTCTGGGGTGGAGGAGCTCTGTCTcaggcccagcctggccctCCTGGCACTGGGGGGCTCAGGGTGCTGTCGTTCCAGTGTTCCTGATGACCTGCAAGCCACCCCTTTACATGGGCCCTGAGTACATCAAGTACTTCAGTGACAAGACCATCGATGTGAGTatcttccccagccctggggctttTGGGGGGCGCTGCCCTCGCCTCCCTAAGCCCATGCCCttgtggcaggaggagctggagagggacaggcGGGTGACGTGGATTGTTGAGTTCTTTGCCAACTGGTCCAGCGAGTGCCAGTCCTTTGCCCCCATCTTCGCCGACCTCTCTCTCAAGTGAGTGGCACCACTGGAATCTTGGTGGGTAACGGGGCCTGTGGTCCCCTGCGTCCCTcacagccctgtgtccccatcctgccCAGGTACAACTGCTCAGGACTCCAGTTTGGGAAGGTGGATGTTGGCCGGTACACGGACGTCAGCACCAGGTGTGGGGAACGGAGCCTGGGCAAGCAGGGCTCACTCTGGGGCAGTCCCTGTgaccctcctgtcccctcaggCTGCCCGAGGGTCACTGTGGGCTTGTCCTGACACAGGTACAAGGTCAGCACCTCGCCTCTCACCAAGCAGCTGCCCACCCTCATCCTCTTCCAGGGTGGAACAGAGATCATGCGGCGACCGCAGATCGACAAGAAGGGCCGGGCTGTGTCCTGGACCTTCTCTGAGGTGGGTGGGATCCTGCAGCCCTCTgttcccctgcccagcctgtgcctgggAAGAAGGGGGGAGCACGAGGCCCCAGTGGTGCTGATGCTGCCTCTTGGCCACAGGAGAATGTGATCCGGGAGTTCAACCTCAACGAGCTCTACCAGAAGGCCAAGAAGCAGTCGAAGCCGCGGGAGGAGGGGCCTGAGGAGCCCCCAGCCGTGCCAGCGGCTGTGCCTCAGGAGACCAAGAAGGACAAGTAGAAGCTGCCCTGTACTGTCGCCCATCACTATGTCACCATCAGCCTGGTGGCAGCGGCCCCGCGggcctgcccagccctgcccggagccgctctccgtggggacTTGTCCCGGCTGAGCCCCGGGAAAGCAGCGGTGCCCCCCGGCCCCGTGCGGGCAGGGCGGTAGGAGGGGCCCCGCCTCGGTTAACGCTCGCTCTCATCCATCGCTGACAATAAACGGTCCGTGCCGTGCCCGAGtcccgtgtccgtgtccgtgtccgtgtccgtgtccgtgtccccgGTCCGGGACCGCGTATAGGGGCGGGGCCCTTGCGGAGCTCGCGCGCTCTGATTGGCTGGGGCGGCGCGGGCGGAACCAGAGCCCACCGGGGGCTCCGGTGCCCTTCTCGGCCCCGCCCCttccggccccgccccccggcgGCGCGCGCTCCCGGCACGTGGCCAGCGGCAGGTAGGAGGCGGCGCGGCCGCTGCTGACCCCGCGTCtgtcccctcccttccccagggccccgctcccctgctctccccagccacACACCGCCGCGGGATCCCTGCGGAGCCGCTTCCCGCCCTCCACAGCAGGATCCCGCCGGGAACCCTCATTTCCCCCAGTGGCGCATCGCCGGGGACTGGCCCTTCCGGGCCCTCTCCCacagcagtgtccccacagGGGCCCACCTTTCGCGCTGCCCTGGCAGCGGGGTACCTGAGCTCCCTTCTCGCCTCAGAGCGGCATTCCTGGAGCCCCCTTCCTGCTCCGGCGTAGGCTCCACCGCCTCGGCTCTCCCAGGATGGCTCCCCGTGGGAGGAAGCGCGGAGCCCAGCAGCCGGCGGCGGCCGAGGCACCGGAGACAGCGGGAGCCCCGCAGAAGCGGGCGCGGGCCCAGGCCGGAGACGAAGGCAGCCCCGGGGACATCGGCCCCCGTGTCGTCATCGAGCACTGGTGAGCAGCCGAGGTGCCGAGGGCGGTGTGAGGCCCTTGGGTGCCCCCGGGTCGCTGAccgccgtgtccccgcagcAAGAGCTGACGCGTGTTCGGGCGCAACGCGGCGGCGGTGAGCGAGGCCCTGCGCGGGGCCATGGCCCACCTCCCCGTGGACATCAACCCCCGGCCGCCGCGCAGGAAC
The window above is part of the Vidua macroura isolate BioBank_ID:100142 chromosome 6, ASM2450914v1, whole genome shotgun sequence genome. Proteins encoded here:
- the SELENOH gene encoding selenoprotein H: MAPRGRKRGAQQPAAAEAPETAGAPQKRARAQAGDEGSPGDIGPRVVIEHCKSURVFGRNAAAVSEALRGAMAHLPVDINPRPPRRNSFEVCLVKEDGSTVELWSGIGKGPPRKLKFPQPETVVEALKSSLA
- the MED19 gene encoding mediator of RNA polymerase II transcription subunit 19 — encoded protein: MENFSALFGAAEPPPAAAAALGFGPAKAPGAGAAPPPAASAAAPPPGEDAARKAAGGPFYLLRELPGTTELTGSTNLITHYNLEHAYNKFCGKKVKEKLSNFLPDLPGMIDLPGSHDSSSLRSLIEKPPICGSSFTPLTGAMLTGFRLHAGPLPEQCRLMHIQPPKKKNKHKHKQSRTQDPVPPETPSDSDHKKKKKKKEEDPERKRKKKEKKKKKNRHSPEHPGVGSSQASSSLR
- the TMX2 gene encoding thioredoxin-related transmembrane protein 2, translating into MAVVAPLLALLWGLPGLCRWLAQPYYPLSALLAAAFLIVRKVPPLCRGLPSQREDGNPCDFDWREVEILMFLSAIVMMKNRRSITVEQHIGNIFMFSKVANAILFFRLDIRMGLLYLTLCIVFLMTCKPPLYMGPEYIKYFSDKTIDEELERDRRVTWIVEFFANWSSECQSFAPIFADLSLKYNCSGLQFGKVDVGRYTDVSTRYKVSTSPLTKQLPTLILFQGGTEIMRRPQIDKKGRAVSWTFSEENVIREFNLNELYQKAKKQSKPREEGPEEPPAVPAAVPQETKKDK